One part of the Dyadobacter sp. 676 genome encodes these proteins:
- a CDS encoding VWA domain-containing protein → MRGHRFTKYIPPEQGPNSKFEQLFDIFQQLLLMTSGDVSEAMSWLSQLDRQYNLTNDSYGIGDFFEDLKKKGYVTEEKQEGESRLIMTPKAEKSIRKSALDEIFGKLKRSKSGGNHHTPHLGVGDELTSDIRDFQFGDTLDQISMTESIRNAQVNHGIGDFMLMENDLEVVEREQKTTTATVVMIDISHSMILYGEDRITPAKKVALALAELIRTKYPKDSLDIIVFGNDAWQIQLKDLPYLEVGPYHTNTVAGLELAMDILRRKKTRNKQIFMITDGKPTCLKEGIRYYKNSFGLDRKIINKTLTLAAQCRRLDIPVTTFMIATDPYLKQFVQNFTQVNNGRAYYSNLQGLGGFVLEDFQRNRRKNVK, encoded by the coding sequence ATGCGAGGACATCGTTTCACCAAATACATTCCGCCCGAGCAAGGGCCGAACAGCAAATTCGAGCAGCTTTTTGATATTTTTCAGCAATTGCTGTTGATGACGTCCGGTGACGTCTCCGAGGCGATGTCGTGGTTGAGCCAGCTCGACCGCCAGTATAACCTTACCAACGATTCCTACGGGATCGGCGATTTTTTCGAAGACCTTAAAAAGAAAGGCTACGTTACCGAGGAAAAGCAGGAAGGTGAAAGCAGGCTCATTATGACGCCCAAAGCCGAGAAAAGCATCCGTAAAAGTGCTTTGGACGAGATTTTCGGAAAACTGAAAAGGTCAAAATCCGGCGGTAACCATCATACGCCGCACCTGGGCGTGGGCGACGAACTCACCAGCGACATCCGCGATTTCCAGTTTGGCGATACGCTCGACCAGATTTCGATGACCGAATCCATCAGGAATGCGCAGGTCAACCACGGGATCGGGGATTTTATGTTGATGGAAAACGACCTGGAAGTAGTGGAACGGGAGCAAAAGACTACCACCGCGACCGTGGTAATGATCGATATCAGCCACTCGATGATTCTGTATGGCGAGGACCGTATTACGCCGGCCAAGAAAGTAGCGCTAGCGCTGGCGGAGCTCATCAGAACCAAGTACCCGAAGGATTCGCTGGACATTATCGTTTTCGGGAATGACGCCTGGCAGATTCAGTTGAAAGACTTGCCGTACCTGGAAGTAGGCCCTTATCATACCAATACCGTCGCCGGACTGGAATTGGCGATGGACATCCTGCGCCGCAAAAAGACGCGGAATAAGCAGATCTTCATGATCACCGACGGCAAGCCGACTTGCCTGAAAGAAGGTATCAGATATTATAAAAACAGCTTCGGCCTCGATCGCAAGATTATCAACAAGACGCTGACCCTGGCTGCGCAGTGCCGCAGGCTGGATATTCCGGTCACGACTTTTATGATCGCCACCGACCCTTATCTGAAACAATTTGTTCAGAACTTTACGCAGGTCAATAACGGCCGGGCCTATTACAGCAATTTGCAGGGACTAGGCGGCTTTGTACTGGAAGATTTTCAACGGAACAGACGAAAGAACGTGAAGTAA
- a CDS encoding BrxA/BrxB family bacilliredoxin has protein sequence MYPPQLVAPMKAELVDAGFQDLTTAEEVDNFMKNAKGTALVVINSVCGCAAGAARPGVRAALAGSEVKPDHLATVFAGADLEATARMREYTLPYPPSSPAVALFKDGELIHFVERHHIEGRSAQMIAEHLKMAFEEFCTEEA, from the coding sequence ATGTATCCACCACAATTAGTGGCTCCGATGAAGGCCGAGCTGGTAGACGCCGGTTTTCAGGATCTGACAACCGCAGAGGAAGTCGACAACTTCATGAAAAATGCCAAAGGAACCGCTTTGGTTGTGATTAATTCGGTATGTGGCTGTGCGGCTGGTGCTGCGCGTCCGGGCGTGAGAGCGGCATTGGCTGGCAGCGAAGTGAAGCCCGACCATCTTGCGACGGTATTCGCCGGTGCGGACCTGGAAGCTACGGCCAGAATGCGCGAATACACATTGCCATATCCTCCGTCGTCACCGGCGGTAGCGCTGTTCAAAGACGGAGAGCTGATCCATTTCGTGGAGCGCCATCACATCGAAGGCCGTTCGGCACAGATGATCGCAGAGCATTTGAAAATGGCTTTCGAAGAATTCTGCACCGAAGAGGCATAA
- a CDS encoding DUF5618 family protein: MENSVQEARRYLDNAKELLRDKARKEGKYYQDKKYVKLAGHAAYSGVLIALDVLIGAKKGRKSAEWYQENLRKIDRKALDVFNSIYNILHLSMAYDGERNVIISKEGLEEAEELINWVESRTAVA; this comes from the coding sequence ATGGAGAATTCAGTACAGGAAGCAAGGAGATACCTTGACAATGCAAAAGAATTACTGAGGGACAAGGCCAGGAAGGAAGGGAAGTATTACCAGGACAAGAAGTATGTCAAGCTGGCCGGACATGCCGCATATTCTGGTGTTTTGATTGCACTGGATGTTCTTATTGGAGCAAAAAAGGGAAGAAAAAGTGCGGAATGGTATCAGGAGAATCTCCGCAAAATAGATCGGAAGGCCCTGGACGTGTTTAATTCTATCTATAACATTCTCCACCTGTCGATGGCTTACGATGGTGAACGAAATGTAATTATTTCAAAAGAGGGTTTAGAGGAAGCGGAAGAGCTTATCAACTGGGTCGAAAGCCGCACCGCGGTAGCTTAA